AACCATAGATTACTAAGAAATGAGTCTTTCCAGTAGACTTTCGAGTCTTCAATTGAATGTAAATGATGATATGAAGCCGGCTTATGGCTCATTGAACGCAaatccaaatgaaaaaccaaGTATGATTCTATGGACGCGATCAGGTGAAAAAGTACTAATAATTGAGCTACATAGATACTTCCGGAATTTTAGGTCCATCCATTTCACAGTCGTCCGGTACAATTGCCGACTTTGGTGCaaatggtttgttttcttcctctATCCGCAATCCCAATGATTCCCATGCCCTGCACCGAAATAGCAGCCCCGTTGATGTAAATAGtcataaaaacaagctttTGGGAGTCATTACTGGAAAATCCGGTTCCAATTCACCTTCTTTCACTGATGCCactgaaacaaaagatttgaACCCCTCTGAAAATATGGAATCCTCCAGTCCTGTGGATGAGTCTGAAAAAGCGTATTCTCTTGAATCTCTTCTGCCTATTATTCGTATGGAAGATACCGATTTGTGCATGTTACAACTGGGTTGTGATTTGTCTGCTTTAGGTTTTGATTTGGCACCCGTAGAGTAAGTCTTTTAGTGATATTTCCAGAATTTACGTTCCTAACGTTGTTTTCTAGGGAGGATCGGTTAATATCTACAAATATGTCGTCTCCTTGGGCTGAGCTGAATACCAAGAAGCCAATTTCCGAACCTCCATTCAAGCTTCCTGAATGCTATAAGAGTGTTGCTCCTCCTCCTCAACTCTCAAAAGTCATTCAATTTTCTGACGAAACCCTGTTTTATATCTTTTATACAAAACCTCAAGACATTTTACAAGAGGCCGCTGCTCAAGAACTGTATGTAGCATCGTTATGAAGTATTGTCTAACTCTTTAGTACTAATCGCAACTGGCGTTTCCACAAAGAATTTAGAGTTTGGTTAACACCAGTACCTGGTACGAAACCACTTCAACGCACGCCCCAATTTGAACGTGGCTACTATATGATTTTTGATCCTGTTcattggaagaaaatcagGAAAGACTTTATGCTTATGTATGCTGCTCTCGAAGATCGTTCTCAAAGTGCTATTCCAACATGAAGAGGAAAGTGTAAGACTTGTATACTTTCGAATTGTACAAAAGGATTAATTTGGGTTTGGTAATCATTATGATGGATGATTAGTTTTAATTTTGCATCCGAAGTATTCatgaaaaaagttttgatgTCCTATACAGAGTAATTAAAATCTCATAACTTCAGCGATACACCAACGGTTTGATTATGTATTctatattttcaatttttcttagCAGAAACAACGACTCGTTATTTATctatctttattttttgtataaaaaaattattaacaTGCATGTATATTTTATAACCAAAACAATTATTCGCGTAACCTTCATTGATATTAAACATCAGCAGAAAAGCCGCAAGACCCTCCAACCCCTAACTCAACGTTTTAACGTTTTAGAGTGCGCTTCTAAATGGTCActtggaattttttgaagtatTTTCGCTTCCGTCTTCATTGTGTAAACGACGGAATGCCCGTTTAAGGAAGCCTCCTACTGAACCTTCCGATTTAGAATCATCAGATAAAGACTCGGAAGGCTTGTCTTTACTTGGTGAATCAGAAGATGCAGGGGATTGATTCTCGGTTGGAGAACGCGGAGTACTTCTACGTGCCGAAGTATCATTGAGGGAATCAGCTAGCTGTTCCAACAAGCTTCGTTCATGGGGAGACAGTGCCTTCGGAGTGTTCACCTCAAAATCTATGTAAAAGTTTCCATAACGAGCAATAGCTGAAACGTTGCGGATGCCTTTACCAGTCATAGTAATACGATCGCCGGAGACTGTACCAGGAGGTACACGAAGGTCCACTTCACCAGTCAAAGTAGGGATGCGAATTGTTCCTCCTAAGGCAGCGGTAGTCATAGGAACCTTAGCTGTGTACAGAACGTTGTTTCCTTGACGATTAAAGAATTTGTGTTTACGTACACGAACAGTGGCATAAAGATCTCCAGGACGAGATTTCGCATCAGGAGCAGCCTTTGCAGTAGCAGCCTCGTTTCCGGCACCAACGACTCGTAATACGGTGTTGTCATCGATACCAGCAGGAATATCTAACGAGATAGTCTTCCGTTCACGGACAGTGCCAGAGCCGCTGCATGAACGACAAGCAGATGAAGCAGGGATAGTGGTTCCACTTCCACCGCAAACATCACAAGTAGATTGCATATGCATGGAAGGGGGGATGAAATGAAGACGGTGACCACTTCCTTTACATGCAAAGCAGGTACTGCGATGAGCGCCAGTTTGAAGACCGGATCCATGACAGCTAGAACACGTTGATGAAACTGAGTAGACGACATCCTTCTTGACGCCTTTTACGGCGTCCATAAAATCGATGTTAAGACTGACTTCCGCATCTTCACCAACGTATACCTCAAAAGGGCTGGCACGCCTGCCCCGTCCTGTTCTTCCAGTAAACGACGAAAATAAGtcttcaaaattgaaaCCAGGGAAGCCAGATCCAAATGATGATTCAAAACCATTTTGAAAGCCTCCAAAATCATTACCCGTAAATTCGCCATTTTTAAAGGCACCAGAGCCATATGTATCGAAagcctttttcttctctggATCTTGTAGAAGCTCATAAGCTTGCTTAATGTCTACAAACTTTTCCTGAGCACTTTTATCGGGATTTGCATCTGGATGATATTGTTTTGCTAATTTGTAGTAAGCAGacttgatttcttttggagAAGCGGTCTTTGACACACCCAATGTCTTGTAAGGATCCGTCATATCATGAGCGACATTGGAAGCATGGAAGAAGCGCTGAAAACGTTGAGGTCTCACTGTAGCTGCATTCCGTAAGATATAGCCAGCCTTGGCATTGAGAGCAtgagaaacaaaagcacGTCGAATTGGCTGGGAAATATTTTTGCGGGCTTTGGATAAGCGATGGCAGGTATGCCGGGAAGCAACAGAATGCAAAGTAGAAATATTCGACCGTAAACCGAAAGGGATCATGATGatattaaataaagaaagatcaATCAAATTTGGTTGAATGAAATACCGTTCCGTTCGCGATCTCTTTTCGGGTTGTTTTGCACAAAATTTGTGTTTGATTGAATGAACGATTCAAGCTAACTTAAGGCAAACCAGAGGACAAATcgagaataaaaagaaataataaaaaggcGGCAAGATTCCAATTATCTGAATTACTCCAAAAACGTTTGAATTATATGAATGTATTCTAATGGGGTATGAAAAATCACTAAAGGATCAAAAAGATGCTTTAATGATATTTTAAGACTATTTAATAGTCAAATTCTTGACTAAATAAATACTGAACACtagtttttgaagatgagAGGATGGTTAAAGGGAAACGGTCTGTCATGGAATGTGCTGCTAAGAAAGCGGCGTAGAAGCTAACAGAACTTCACCAGAACCCAACCTCAAAAAAGAGACAGAAAGCCacggaaaagaaaaagatatacGCTTTTAAGACTATCTATTTACTTCTTTATActcttaaaaaaatttagattATACTCACTGAAACTGACGCGTAATTGGGCTAGACCAGTTCTTTCGGATTTTTGACATTTTGGGCCAATATGCAAACTGAGCAAGTTGCAGGATGCGCAGTACTCATAACTGTTGCTGCTTTAACTATCCGGTGGATTTTTTCTACAGACAAGTCTTCGCACACAAATGTTCATAATCCTGGTGCTTTAGATTCCGGTCATGCAGTGAACAGTGAGCAAGTAAATATGATCAAATCAGTATTTCCTAATATTGAGACTTCGGCTATCGCTTACGATTTGCAAAAAACTGGGAGTGTTGATGCTACTATTGAAAATGCGATTGCTTCTCAGAATTTACCTCTGCCTCCACGAGAATCAGTTCTTTACACTCGCTTCCCTCTAACACCTGGTTCTGATTTAAATAATCATGCATTGGTGACTAATAGTGCAAATCGTGAAGAAGCTGCTCAGACTGGGCAAAGTCCAGATGGTGTAGGAAGTGCATCAACGTTAGATGCCTCTAAGAGCCTCATTGATAAGTATGGACTTTCTTCTCGACTTAAAGACACAAGTAgctcttcatcatcatcaccCTCGAAGAATGTATCCGTTCATGTTTACCGTCAAAAGTTTCCCAACTCGAAGAAAGAGAGGGAAGAGCTTTTTCGTCGGCGCAAGGAAGAAATGATAATTGCTGCTCGTAAAcgaatggaagaaaaaattgtagTTGGTGATGATGCTTGATTAAGCATctcaagaaagaaattattcCTTACGGTTCATTATTAAGGGAAATACGGTAATTCTCTGCCGTCTGATATTGCTGaaggtttttttattttaatgttttgaaggaaagctcttttatttcttgtaATATACTGGCAAACACTATCGTTTTATGCTCTTACGTATATTACTAGATGACAAAATAAGTTTTCTGATCAATTTCAATGATCTTGTTTATATGAAAGTTATTCCTAAATAGCTATGCaatgttgttttcaattttttaaaagttatTATGTCTCTAATATGTCTCTAagttatatatatatatttttttatattaaacGATTGTTATTTACTAATGGACATTTCTATCGTTCTCACCACTGGGTTTGGAGGAGGAATGGCGCTAATTATAGGTCCtttttacaattttttcattgttgaAATGCCATGTTTTCCAgggtttttggaaaagtgCAAAAGA
The nucleotide sequence above comes from Schizosaccharomyces osmophilus chromosome 3, complete sequence. Encoded proteins:
- the not2 gene encoding CCR4-Not complex NOT box subunit 2 encodes the protein MSLSSRLSSLQLNVNDDMKPAYGSLNANPNEKPNTSGILGPSISQSSGTIADFGANGLFSSSIRNPNDSHALHRNSSPVDVNSHKNKLLGVITGKSGSNSPSFTDATETKDLNPSENMESSSPVDESEKAYSLESLLPIIRMEDTDLCMLQLGCDLSALGFDLAPVEEDRLISTNMSSPWAELNTKKPISEPPFKLPECYKSVAPPPQLSKVIQFSDETLFYIFYTKPQDILQEAAAQELTNRNWRFHKEFRVWLTPVPGTKPLQRTPQFERGYYMIFDPVHWKKIRKDFMLMYAALEDRSQSAIPT
- the cue1 gene encoding Hrd1 ubiquitin ligase complex, CUE domain protein Cue1 produces the protein MQTEQVAGCAVLITVAALTIRWIFSTDKSSHTNVHNPGALDSGHAVNSEQVNMIKSVFPNIETSAIAYDLQKTGSVDATIENAIASQNLPLPPRESVLYTRFPLTPGSDLNNHALVTNSANREEAAQTGQSPDGVGSASTLDASKSLIDKYGLSSRLKDTSSSSSSSPSKNVSVHVYRQKFPNSKKEREELFRRRKEEMIIAARKRMEEKIVVGDDA
- the mdj1 gene encoding mitochondrial DNAJ domain protein Mdj1; protein product: MIPFGLRSNISTLHSVASRHTCHRLSKARKNISQPIRRAFVSHALNAKAGYILRNAATVRPQRFQRFFHASNVAHDMTDPYKTLGVSKTASPKEIKSAYYKLAKQYHPDANPDKSAQEKFVDIKQAYELLQDPEKKKAFDTYGSGAFKNGEFTGNDFGGFQNGFESSFGSGFPGFNFEDLFSSFTGRTGRGRRASPFEVYVGEDAEVSLNIDFMDAVKGVKKDVVYSVSSTCSSCHGSGLQTGAHRSTCFACKGSGHRLHFIPPSMHMQSTCDVCGGSGTTIPASSACRSCSGSGTVRERKTISLDIPAGIDDNTVLRVVGAGNEAATAKAAPDAKSRPGDLYATVRVRKHKFFNRQGNNVLYTAKVPMTTAALGGTIRIPTLTGEVDLRVPPGTVSGDRITMTGKGIRNVSAIARYGNFYIDFEVNTPKALSPHERSLLEQLADSLNDTSARRSTPRSPTENQSPASSDSPSKDKPSESLSDDSKSEGSVGGFLKRAFRRLHNEDGSENTSKNSK